In Panicum virgatum strain AP13 chromosome 4N, P.virgatum_v5, whole genome shotgun sequence, a single window of DNA contains:
- the LOC120668890 gene encoding NAC domain-containing protein 22-like, producing MEQRRGAAELELPGFRFHPTEEELLEFYLKQAAEGKKLKFDIIPRVQLYRHEPWELPGLARIGEREWYFFVPRDHRKQQQARPSRTTERGFWKATGSDRAVRCSADPKRLIGHKKTLVFYEGRAPRGTKTDWVMNEYRLPDAAGNQQQEDIVLCKIYRKAVSLKELEHRVAMEELARASPACTPSADTAGSPADSTMSSSPSDHHPQGGGVPQHGDEIMMKKEVMMADESTAVLRPATLSLPQLEVAKQQQQQEWVMQDPFLTQLRSPWMESWSPYFASSVLNL from the coding sequence AtggagcagcggcgcggcgcggcggagcttgaGCTTCCGGGTTTCCGGTTCCACCCGACGGAGGAGGAGCTGCTGGAGTTCTACCTGAAGCAGGCGGCGGAGGGGAAGAAGCTCAAGTTCGACATCATCCCGAGGGTGCAGCTGTACCGGCACGAGCCCTGGGAGCTGCCGGGCCTGGCGCGCATCGGCGAGCGCGAGTGGTACTTCTTCGTGCCGCGCGACCACcgcaagcagcagcaggcccGCCCCAGCCGCACCACGGAGCGCGGCTTCTGGAAGGCCACGGGGTCGGACCGCGCCGTGCGCTGCTCCGCCGACCCCAAGCGCCTCATCGGCCACAAGAAGACGCTCGTCTTCTACGAGGGCCGCGCGCCGCGGGGCACCAAGACCGACTGGGTCATGAACGAGTACCGCCTCCCCGACGCCGCCGGAAATCAGCAGCAGGAGGACATTGTGCTGTGCAAGATCTACCGCAAGGCGGTGTCGCTCAAGGAGCTGGAGCACCGGgtggccatggaggagctcgcgCGCGCCTCCCCCGCGTGCACGCCGTCGGCCGACACCGCCGGCTCGCCCGCCGACTCCACCATGTCCTCGTCGCCATCGGACCACCACCCGCAGGGCGGCGGTGTACCCCAACACGGGGATGAGATCATgatgaagaaggaggttatgaTGGCCGACGAGTCGACGGCGGTGCTGAGGCCGGCGACGCTGAGCCTGCCGCAGCTGGAGgtggcgaagcagcagcagcagcaggagtggGTGATGCAGGACCCCTTCCTGACGCAGCTGCGGAGCCCCTGGATGGAGAGCTGGTCGCCATACTTCGCCAGCAGCGTCCTCAACTTGTAA